The DNA region GCATTCATGTTTTAACCCGTGCCTTCAAATGCAAGAGTCTGTTCACCTTCACCAACTTACTGATGAGAAAGAGCAGATTTATGAAGGTTCAAATATTTGTTCAGCCTATTAATATCACAGGGATACGGCAACTGTTGGTGAGCGTCACTTTCTACTGTTGGGCTTTGTGAGTGTGCATAGAAATGTATGATGTATTTACAAATTACattgttttataataaaacatacagtctAACTCCTTAATTCCTACACTCAAAGAAATGAGTTGTTGGATTTACTTAACTCAACCGGTCCCACACAATGCAGCTgcttaaatagaaaaaaaatggaCAAATAAATCCAACAACATGCTCTTAAGTTATTTGAACTTAACATTATTGTAAATGCTACCGCATGGAATTATGTTCAGTCAACATGTTAGTATTACATTGAGGCAACATGATCCTATACTTTGTTCAGTGTACTTAACCTAACACATTTTTGTCCAatttaataaaatttaaaaaatatttttttttttttacggttCTTATTGTAACTAATCACCATTAAGGATTACTCCTACGGTTCTTAATTTGAGACCCTTTGCCCCTCACCTAACAAACCTCTCTACGGATTTGAACTCACAAGCTCTTAATCAACAGCGCAACACTCTAACCACTGTACCAACTAGAAAGAAATTTACTACAATTGTTAAATCCCTCTGAATCATCCAGAaggcaaatgcaaaacaaaaacgctACCAACAAAAATTTATTAGTTGATACAAAAatacagcacatgcaaaatgataaatatttgcttttaaagTGCCCAAACTCTAAAGAAATGAAATTTGGGTTTTGTTAGCATTACACTGTTGTATTACATTAAAACTGCGAAGAAAGGTTTATTTTAGTGAGGAAAACCAAGGCAGTTATGTTGAATCAACgtaatattgtgtgttttcaacGATACATAATACTGTTAATTTAAACCAACATAACTCAGTAGTTTAAAACTGCACGAACGGCATTGCATAATTACAGGGAAAGATTTGAAAGCGGCATCCTGTGCCATGCGCACGTGTGCCTATAACTACGGAAAGTTTGTTGGGACATTCGTTACTTCATTCAATGCCGTTCGTGCGTTTTAAACGACAGACCTATGTTGGTTCAAATTAACAGTATTATGTAccttttgaaaacaaacaatattaCGTTGATTTAACATAACTGCCTTGGTTCTTGTCACTAAAATTAACCTTTCATCGTAGTTTCAACGTAATACAACAGTGTAATGCTAACAACACCcaaagttcatttttttttgagtgtattATATCATGTCAGCCTCCTATTTGTTAATAAAAGTTTagaaataaattgtaattaaataagTTACTGATGAGTTGTGGTACAGACAAAACTATCCAGtttctgctgaatgtctttCTGACAACACTTCACTCAAATAACATCGTACTCAACCACAAAACAGCTGTAACATTTTTCACCAAAAGAGCGAGACAGACATTGGAGCATGAGCAATCCACCAGGAGTCCCACCCTGCGCCCCAGAGAGGGACCCTGCCACCAGTCCACCACTCCCACAATAGCGACACGGGGCCCACGCCAGCAGCTTGTCTATAACATTAACATTAGGCCTGCAACATAAGGTTGACAAtaggtggggtcagcagaagaCACCACCCCGGCAGCGGTTTGATGCACCCTGAGCTGAGAAAagaacccccccacacacacaccaaccacacTACATACATAGACACTTGCACCAATTATACTTCCACAAACTGACTGTACTTagtcatacgtgaacccatgcactctcacataCATGCTTATACCCACGGGGCTCACCCCCTACTGTAGGCcttaaatgtatgtgtatgtgcttaAGTATTAGGATCTCTGGAGCACCACAAGCTCCCTGAGAGGTCCAGCTGACAGAGGCATCAAAGAGAGAGCTTTATCCACTGGCAACTAACCCTGAAACATAACACTTTAAACTAGAGGGTTTGTCAGCAGATAGTTTAAGGAAGGAAGTGTCCGTCTGACATCAACtcagtgtctgtttgttttcttatgTAATAAGATCTTGCATCTTTTTGCGTGTCTTCCACGATGCAAGTAAAACAACTGTTGAAAACGGATGTTTCATTATGAAAATACCAAACCGTACTGATTTAGGATGTTTATTTCATCAGTGCTGAACACACAGAAGCAAGAAATGTGCCAAGGCAGAAACCAAGAAGTGCTGAACATGAAGCCTTTAGCTTCCTCTAACCACttgcttgttttttgttaaatataagttggacagagacaaatagagaagctgctgcattaCATTAATAGGTTTATTTACACAATTTCAGATTTCACAATTAGAAAGAAGTCAGTGTCACCCTAACACTAGCAATTATACTCATTATTGTCTGTGCAGGTAttttgctgtaaatgaacgaattTTACAGGAGCTTTTTTAAGAGTCCTGCAGGAAGCAGCTAGTCGTTTCATTAGGCCACGTCACAGAGTTGAGGCTCGGCTCTAGAGCTCGATACGCATGATCCTCGTCGACgtgttgcttctgctgctttgactcaCAGATATTTGTTTATTCACTGTGGGAAAGTGcttcaccagcagctgcctgaAGTAGTTCTGGAACTTTTTTCCAACAAACGTGTAGAAGAGGGGACTGATGCAGAAGTAAAGATAGGTGATGTTGCGTGTGATGTGAAGTGCATAGCCTCTCGTCTTGATGTCCTGGCAGTCATTCGAAGGGGACACTGTCATGAGCAGCTCCAGGATGTTGTAGGGGCTCCAGCACAGGAAGAACAACAGCACGATGATGAGTATCAGCCGCAACGTCTTGACCCTTATGACTATGCTGGACGACATGACAGTGATTACAATCCGAACGTAGCAGTAAATAATGACGAGCAGAGGGATGatatagaaaaagaaaaagtcgaCGTAAACGCGAATTAATTTCAACTGCTGCACTTGATCGTAGGTCAGGTCACAAGGATACTCTTCACATATGGTTGTGTTGGTGCGTCCATGAAAATGTGTGTCATAGATAATCATGGGCCTGATGCACGCCAGGCCGCTGAGCAGCCACACCACGGCGCAGAACACCCAGGCGTACATCCTGTTCCTCATCCTCGCTGCACCCAGGGAGTAAACCACGGAGAGGTGCCGGTCGAAGGTCAGAAGAGTCAGAAAGAGGATGGAGCTGTAGTAGCCCAGGTTGTACATGCTGCCCACCACCTTGCACATGACCCTGCTGAAGATCCagtcctgcagctgtttgtaggCTCCCAGGAAGGGAAGGCTGCTCATGAAGAGGAGCAAAGAGAGCAccaggttcagcagcaggatgttgGTCACGGTGGTCAGCTTTTCAAACCTAGGGGGTCGGAAGCAACGGGTCACTAGAGAACAAGCTTCAGGGACAGTTCGCACCAAACTGATCTACGAAGAATCGTCCTTTCCTACTAAAATTCCTCAACTAGGCTGAAATAGAGGAAGTTCTAGTTACTACAACTTGTGGTTTTACAGAGAGCAGCCACAGTAAATGGCTCAGAGTGGGTTGTGTCTGACTGGCCTCACTAACCAGCTCCCCTCCACCTTTCACAGAGTTCAACAGATTCTCTGTCTAAAGCCCAGAGGATCCCTTTCCTGTCCACAGGCCTTTTCATCAGGTCACTAGACCTTAAGTTTCTGAGCTTTGCCTTATAGTGATTTAATCACCACACTCCACAGTCAGTTCCATAGAATCATAATATGATTAATAGTTGAAAACAAGATTAATAAGTCTAGTTTAGTAGTAGATGTTCAGTTAGTAGATGTGTTTAACATTGATTAAACTCGTTTTTCCAATCTTCAGTGACTCACACAATGAACCATCGCAACTAACCTAACAACAACTTTTCTCAAAACAATGATAATGCTGCAGATGGCAGTAGTTGCATTTATGGGttcgttttttttaatgtgcaaGGAAGCTTTGACATGATGGAAAAAGAAGCCTTTTATGAGATGTATGTATTTGAGCCAGGATACTGCTTAAACAACCAAACCTCACTCACTGGTAGATGATGACGAGGACCAGCCCGTTGCAAAAGAAGCTGAACAGGAACATAAAGTAGTAGAGGATGGACAGTTGAGCTCCAAAATAGTTGTCATTGTTCCTGGCACAGATTTCAACCGGCTTTTCCGACCCAGTAGGGTAGGAGCTGTAATCAAACGGAGTAGTTGCCTGCGTCAGCTCCATCTGCAAAAACATGATTAAcctcagagagaagcagaaagtGAGAGTAGATGTTTTCGACGTCAGACGTCTTGACTTACCGCTTGTCCAGTGGAGAAGCTTCTGACTCTGAAGGCCACGGCTCATTACCTTTcatacagtcagtcagtcagtcagtcagtcagtaagCCGTCCTCTGCACATGAGGGGAGGGAttacacaaaaacaccacagctACAGCTCAGCCTCTGGATCACTTCACCCTCACAACGGAGCCACCTACTCAGAGTATGTGCATCTGCTCTGTGGCTTCAGATTCCAGCAAACAGGTTAAAACCGCTGCTGCTCTCGCCTTTGGACCAACGCTCAGCTGTGGAGAATCATCAGCTGTAAAAGCTTTGTGCCTGACTTGATGGATGTGTATGAAGGTGAAAGAAAGGTACCAGTGGTGTTGACTGTAGGACAAGCTGCTCTACTGTATGTCCCGCTTAGTCCCTTAGCAGGAGACTATGCTCCATACTGTAACTATTAGGTCATCTTTCAtcagtgctgtttgttttatgaGCCTTCGGCAGTTTGGACTCAGGGTTCGCAGAGATGAATGTCTCACccaataattatttaaatctacTCCCTGgtaggatgatgatgaggatgatccTGTACAAGGCAGAAACCAATAAGTGCTGAACACGAACCTTCAGCTTCCTCTAACTACTTCCTTGTCTTTTGTTAAATATAAGTTGGACATAGACAAACAGAGAAGTTGCTGCATTACACTAGTAGGTTTATTTACACAATTTCAGATTTCACAATTAGAAAGAAGTCGGTGTCACCCGAACACTAGCAATTATACTCATTATTGTCTGTGCAGGCATTtttctgtaaatgaacgaaTGTGAGAGCTTTCTAAGAGTCCTGCAGGAAGAAGCTAGTCGTTTCATTAGGCCACGTCCCAGAGCTGAGGCTCGGCTCTAGAGCTCAATACGCGTGATCCTCGTCGATgtgttgcttctgctgctttgactcaCAGATATTTGTTTATTCACTGTGGGGAAGTGcttcaccagcagctgcctgaAGTAGTTCTGGAACTTTTTTCCAACAAACGTGTAGAAGAGGGGACTGATGCAGAAGTAAAGATAGGTGATGTTGCGTGTGATGTGAAGTGCATAGCCTCTCGTCTTGATGTCCTGGCAGTCATACGAAGGGGACACTGTCATGAGCAGCTCCAGGATGTTGTAGGGGCTCCAGCACAGGAAGAACAACAGCACGATGATGAATATCAGCCGCACCGTCTTGACCCTAATGACTATGCTGGACGACATGACAGTGATTACAATCCGAACGTAGCAGTAAATAATGACGAGCAGAGGGATGatatagaaaaagaaaaagtcattGTAAACGCCAGTTAATTTCAACTGCTGCCCGTAGGTCAGGTCACGAGTATTCTCTTGACATAaggttgtgttgatgtgtcCGTAAAAATGTGTGTTCTGGAGAATCATGGGCCCGATGCACGCCAGGCCGCTGAGCAGCCACACCACGGCGCAGAACGCCCAGGCGTACATCCTGTTCCTCATCCCCGCTGCACCCAGGGAGTAAACCACGATGAGGTGCCGGTCGAAGGCCAGAAGAGCCAGAAAGAGGACGGAGCTGTAGTAGCCCAGGTTGTACATGCTGCCCACCACCTTGCACATGACCCTGCCGAAGATCCAGTTCTGCAGCTGTATGTAGGCTCCCAGGAAGGGAAGGCTGCTCATgaagaggagcgaggagagcaccaggttcagcagcaggatgttgGTCACGGTGGTCAGCTTTTCAAACCTAGGGGGTCGGAAGCAACGGGTCACTAGAGAACAATCTTCAGGGACAGTTCGCACCAAACTGATCTACGAAGAATCGTCCTTTCCCACTTTAATTCCTCAACTAGGCTGAAATAGAGGAAGTTCTAGTTACTACAACTTGTGGTTTTACAGAGAGCAGCCACAGTAAATGGCTCAGAGTGGGTTGTGTCTGACTGGCCTCACTAACCAGCTCCCCTCCACCTTTCACAGAGTTCAACAGATTCTCTGTCTAAAGCCCAGAGGATCCCTTTCCTGTCCACAGGCCTTTTCATCAGGTCACTAGACCTTAAGTTTCTGAGCTTTGTGCCTTATAGTGATTTAATCACCACACTCCACAGTCAGTTCCATAGAATCAAAATATGATTAATAGTTAAAAAACAAGATTAATAAGTTTAGTTTAGTAGTAGATGTTCAGTTAGTAGATGTGTTTTCAACAATGATTAAACTTGTTTTTCCAATCTTCAGTGACTCACACAATGAACCATTGCAACTAACTTAACAACAACTTTTCTCCAAACAATGATAATTCTGCAGATGGCAGTAGGTGCATTTAtgggttatttttttaatgtgcaaCGAAGCTTTGACATGATGGAAAATGAAGCCT from Betta splendens chromosome 4, fBetSpl5.4, whole genome shotgun sequence includes:
- the LOC114853656 gene encoding C-C chemokine receptor type 1-like, coding for MELTQATTPFDYSSYPTGSEKPVEICARNNDNYFGAQLSILYYFMFLFSFFCNGLVLVIIYQFEKLTTVTNILLLNLVLSLLLFMSSLPFLGAYKQLQDWIFSRVMCKVVGSMYNLGYYSSILFLTLLTFDRHLSVVYSLGAARMRNRMYAWVFCAVVWLLSGLACIRPMIIYDTHFHGRTNTTICEEYPCDLTYDQVQQLKLIRVYVDFFFFYIIPLLVIIYCYVRIVITVMSSSIVIRVKTLRLILIIVLLFFLCWSPYNILELLMTVSPSNDCQDIKTRGYALHITRNITYLYFCISPLFYTFVGKKFQNYFRQLLVKHFPTVNKQISVSQSSRSNTSTRIMRIEL
- the LOC129602894 gene encoding C-C chemokine receptor type 3-like, giving the protein MELTQATTTVDYVYSDPTGSEEPVGPCFRDDDNYFGAQLSILYYFMFLFSFFCNGLVLVIIYQFEKLTTVTNILLLNLVLSSLLFMSSLPFLGAYIQLQNWIFGRVMCKVVGSMYNLGYYSSVLFLALLAFDRHLIVVYSLGAAGMRNRMYAWAFCAVVWLLSGLACIGPMILQNTHFYGHINTTLCQENTRDLTYGQQLKLTGVYNDFFFFYIIPLLVIIYCYVRIVITVMSSSIVIRVKTVRLIFIIVLLFFLCWSPYNILELLMTVSPSYDCQDIKTRGYALHITRNITYLYFCISPLFYTFVGKKFQNYFRQLLVKHFPTVNKQISVSQSSRSNTSTRITRIEL